One Brassica napus cultivar Da-Ae chromosome C2, Da-Ae, whole genome shotgun sequence DNA window includes the following coding sequences:
- the LOC106383181 gene encoding S-protein homolog 13-like, producing FKRAMGFRFKIGSSFRLATAFTWCLLIASTYFPSTTSAARFEVRNEITKFPGRNRQLSFECWSTTNDLGLHALNPGESKSWSFKAVYIKLPFMYTYFQCRFFVGFGSPDGQIATVFAGERKFRYECDDQEEECIWVVKREGLYLRKITRDDDKGQRLYEDKLKLAWIGGTNYFPIYEDQ from the coding sequence TTCAAGAGAGCTATGGGGTTCAGGTTTAAGATCGGATCAAGTTTCCGTTTAGCCACCGCATTCACATGGTGCCTTCTCATTGCATCAACCTATTTTCCATCCACCACATCAGCAGCCCGGTTTGAGGTAAGAAACGAGATAACCAAATTCCCGGGAAGAAACAGACAACTCTCGTTTGAATGTTGGTCAACTACCAACGATCTAGGCTTGCATGCTCTCAACCCAGGAGAATCCAAAAGCTGGTCGTTCAAGGCGGTATACATCAAGTTACCGTTCATGTACACGTACTTTCAGTGCAGGTTCTTCGTCGGCTTTGGCTCGCCTGATGGTCAGATCGCAACTGTTTTTGCTGGTGAGAGAAAATTCAGGTACGAATGCGATGATCAGGAGGAAGAGTGCATTTGGGTGGTGAAGAGAGAAGGGTTATATCTAAGGAAGATCACAAGGGATGATGATAAAGGCCAAAGGCTTTACGAAGACAAATTGAAACTGGCTTGGATTGGTGGTACTAACTACTTCCCGATTTATGAGGATCAATAA
- the LOC106383180 gene encoding uncharacterized protein LOC106383180, which translates to MHFCASGRNRSLNKKRLKKMKTLIIWCLVSQAIILAGNSAEKGDVDFSILIKNEMYNFKKPSVFYHCRSSKKDLGWHKSQPSSEFRWSFEVPQFGNGVMVHNCEFRSRLGTANIEIETLSTTAILCDGQTCKYAIRRNGIYFIGYELYYPFGGIVELSRPVEKLIEPWTPWSPHQLRDLNRSKQNHS; encoded by the exons ATGCATTTCTGTGCATCTGGAAGGAAT AGATCTTTAAACAAGAAACGgctgaaaaaaatgaaaaccctAATAATATGGTGCCTTGTCTCTCAAGCAATCATTCTAGCGGGAAACTCAGCCGAGAAAGGAGACGTTGATTTTTCCATACTAATAAAAAACGAAATGTACAACTTCAAAAAACCTTCCGTTTTCTACCACTGCCGATCCTCAAAGAAAGACCTCGGATGGCACAAGTCGCAACCATCTTCCGAGTTTCGTTGGAGCTTCGAAGTTCCTCAGTTTGGTAACGGCGTGATGGTACACAACTGTGAGTTCAGGTCGAGGCTAGGAACTGCTAATATCGAGATCGAGACGTTGTCCACTACGGCTATTCTATGCGACGGGCAGACATGCAAGTACGCGATTAGACGTAACGGGATTTATTTCATTGGTTACGAGTTGTATTATCCCTTTGGAGGGATTGTTGAGCTGTCTAGGCCtgttgagaagctaatcgagcCGTGGACGCCTTGGTCACCGCATCAATTGAGAGATTTGAACCGTAGTAAGCAGAACCATTCTTGA
- the LOC106383012 gene encoding probable serine/threonine-protein kinase SIS8: MSKMKHLLRKLHIGSSSGGFGDHHRLDDSTTTRPTTIIDPSPVPSSSPSPASTSSVSSSSGFGNASSTMPRLEPFEPPGRDLAAGDGVDFNLMEEEYQVQLAMAISVSDPDPRENADTAQLDAAKRISLGVSAPVTDADSAVDFLSLRYWGHKVINYDQKVRDGFYDVYGITSNSLSQGKMPLLVDLQAISISDNVDYEVILVNRLIDPELQELERRTYALSLECPEFARGQVSSVLTQKIANLVVEQMGGRVENADEALRKWIHRSYELRSSLSTTVIPLGRVNFGLARHRALLFKVLADRINLPCMLVKGSYYTGTDDGAVNLIKLDDKSEYIIDLMGAPGALIPAEVPSSFLPVACTDTRVFPDDLLQDSFPVLEKETETPAFSVLEETDSRPSGVVANLFTGNHEENSDRFAVEKHQTERFEHDFGKLMQTQQISGDNLPPFSGKPTSAQKVKVKNVSKYVISAAKNPEFAQKLHAVLLESGASPPADLFMDVNPQNLKGKSLLQEFRQESSSSVNSAVPCCPEKVGYQLAESERSPTALQLPAVCTSAETYQQPGEVGFLMERNFDVDNTGKVSSPEKMESTADGEPSVCDRHDQGINPFLGEAAKWEIMWEDLQIGERIGIGSYGEVYRAEWNGTEVAVKKFLDQDFSGDALTQFKSEIEIMLRLRHPNVVLFMGAVTRPPNFSILTEFLPRGSLYRLLHRPNHQLDEKRRMRMALDVAKGMNYLHTSHPTVVHRDLKSPNLLVDKNWVVKVCDFGLSRMKHHTYLSSKSTAGTPEWMAPEVLRNEPANEKCDVYSFGVILWELATSRIPWKGLNPMQVVGAVGFQNRRLEIPDDIDPTVAQIIRDCWQMEPHLRPSFTQLMRSLKRLQGLNISNRGNTSESLM, translated from the exons ATGTCGAAGATGAAGCATCTTCTCCGGAAGCTCCACATCGGAAGCAGCAGCGGCGGATTCGGCGACCATCACAGGCTAGACGATTCCACTACGACTAGACCGACGACGATCATCGATCCCAGCCCTGTTCCGAGCTCTAGCCCCAGCCCCGCCTCCACTTCCTCCGTCTCTTCTTCGTCAGGCTTCGGCAACGCCTCATCGACAATGCCGAGATTGGAACCGTTTGAGCCGCCGGGGCGTGATCTGGCGGCCGGTGACGGTGTCGATTTCAATCTGATGGAGGAGGAGTACCAAGTCCAGCTAGCTATGGCGATCAGCGTGTCTGATCCTGATCCGAGAGAGAATGCAGATACGGCTCAGCTCGACGCCGCTAAGAGGATTAGCCTCGGCGTTTCGGCTCCGGTCACCGACGCGGATTCGGCCGTTGACTTTCTATCGCTCCGTTATTGG GGACATAAGGTTATTAACTATGATCAGAAAGTCAGGGACGGTTTCTACGACGTGTATGGGATCACATCCAATTCTCTTTCACAGGGGAAGATGCCGCTTCTCGTGGATCTTCAAGCGATTTCGATTTCAGACAATGTTGATTACGAGGTCATTTTGGTGAACCGGTTGATTGATCCTGAACTGCAAGAGCTGGAGAGGAGAACATATGCTTTGTCTTTGGAGTGTCCAGAATTTGCTCGTGGTCAGGTGTCGAGTGTTTTGACTCAGAAAATTGCGAATTTAGTTGTGGAGCAGATGGGTGGCCGCGTGGAAAATGCTGATGAAGCGTTGAGGAAGTGGATACATCGGAGCTATGAGCTAAGGAGTTCTTTGAGCACTACTGTTATTCCACTTGGGCGAGTTAATTTTGGTCTTGCACGTCACAGGGCTTTGCTTTTCAAG GTGCTTGCTGATAGGATTAATCTCCCGTGTATGCTGGTAAAAGGCAGCTATTACACTGGAACTGATGATGGGGCTGTGAATTTGATTAAACTAGATGATAAAAG TGAATACATTATTGATTTAATGGGTGCTCCGGGTGCTCTAATTCCTGCTGAGGTTCCAAGCAGCTTTCTTCCAGTTGCTTGCACCGATACGAGAGTGTTTCCTGATGATCTGTTGCAAGATTCTTTCCCTGTTCTTGAGAAAGAAACTGAAACGCCAGCATTTTCAGTTCTCGAGGAAACAGATTCCAGACCTTCTGGTGTGGTGGCAAACTTATTCACTGGAAACCATGAAGAAAACAGTGACAGATTCGCTGTTGAAAAACATCAAACGGAGAGGTTTGAGCATGACTTTGGAAAGCTAATGCAAACACAGCAGATATCTGGTGACAACTTGCCGCCATTTTCTGGGAAACCGACAAGTGCGCAGAAAGTAAAAGTTAAGAATGTCTCGAAATATGTCATAAGTGCAGCAAAGAACCCCGAATTCGCGCAGAAATTACATGCTGTCTTGTTAGAAAGTGGTGCATCACCTCCCGCAGATTTGTTTATGGATGTCAATCCACAGAACTTGAAAGGGAAGAGTTTGCTTCAAGAATTTCGGCAAGAAAGTAGCAGTTCTGTGAATTCTGCTGTTCCATGCTGCCCAGAAAAG GTTGGATATCAATTAGCTGAATCTGAAAGGAGCCCCACAGCATTGCAACTACCAGCTGTTTGTACCTCAG CTGAGACTTACCAACAACCAGGGGAGGTAGGTTTTTTGATGGAGAGAAACTTTGATGTGGATAATACGGGTAAAGTTTCTTCACCGGAAAAGATGGAGAGCACTGCTGATGGGGAGCCCTCTGTTTGCGATAGACATGACCAAGGAATTAATCCATTTCTCGGTGAGGCTGCAAAATGGGAAATTATGTGGGAAGATCTTCAGATTGGCGAGCGGATTGGTATTG GTTCATATGGAGAAGTTTACCGTGCAGAGTGGAATGGAACT gaagTGGCTGTTAAGAAGTTTTTGGATCAAGATTTCTCTGGTGATGCATTGACACAGTTCAAATCTGAA ATTGAAATAATGTTGAGATTGCGGCACCCAAACGTTGTTCTTTTCATGGGAGCAGTAACACGGCCGCCAAATTTCTCCATCCTGACAGAGTTCCTACCCAG GGGGAGTTTGTATAGATTACTCCATCGACCAAATCATCAGCTTGATGAGAAGAGACGAATGCGGATGGCACTTGATGTG GCAAAGGGTATGAACTATTTGCACACCAGCCACCCAACTGTTGTACATAGGGATTTAAAATCACCGAACCTTCTTGTTGATAAAAACTGGGTCGTCAAGGTTTGTGACTTTGGATTGTCGCGCATGAAACACCACACTTATTTGTCTTCAAAATCAACTGCAGGAACG CCCGAGTGGATGGCTCCAGAAGTGTTGAGGAATGAACCAGCAAATGAGAA ATGTGACGTGTACAGCTTTGGTGTTATATTGTGGGAACTAGCTACCTCGCGCATCCCTTGGAAAGGTTTAAACCCGATGCAAGTCGTTGGAGCTGTGGGTTTCCAGAATCGACGCCTTGAAATCCCAGATGATATTGATCCAACCGTTGCACAGATAATCCGTGATTGTTGGCAAAT GGAACCGCATTTAAGGCCATCGTTTACACAACTGATGAGAAGTCTGAAGCGGCTACAGGGACTAAACATAAGCAACAGAGGAAACACAAGTGAAAGTTTGATGTAA
- the LOC106383677 gene encoding NDR1/HIN1-like protein 6 produces MTDRVFPASKPPTATDGVPPAPPPAPAAVNGNGTANGTANQKPQTYIPANRPVYRPQPYSRRHHHRSRPSCRRVCCCCCFWSILIFLLLALMAAIAATAVYVIYRPRPPSFSVPSLRISRVNLTTASDTSVSHLSSFFNFTLLSENPNGHLTFSYDPFAVAVKSAKSGETVANGTLPAFFSDNKNKTSFRGVIAASAPARELDPDEARRLKSDLARAHVGFEIVMRTKVKLRMGKVKSEGVEIRVTCQGFEGTVPKGKTPTVATSKRTKCNSDLSVKVWKWSF; encoded by the coding sequence ATGACTGACCGAGTCTTCCCAGCTTCCAAGCCACCAACCGCCACTGACGGCGTTCCACCAGCACCTCCTCCCGCTCCCGCTGCCGTTAACGGTAACGGAACAGCAAACGGCACAGCTAACCAAAAACCACAAACCTACATTCCGGCTAACCGGCCGGTTTACCGTCCGCAGCCATACAgccgccgccaccaccaccgATCACGGCCAAGCTGCCGGCGAgtttgctgctgctgctgtttctgGTCGATTCTGATCTTCCTCCTCCTCGCCCTCATGGCAGCGATCGCCGCCACCGCCGTGTACGTGATCTACCGCCCCCGTCCGCCGTCGTTCTCCGTCCCGTCGCTTCGGATCAGCCGCGTTAACCTCACCACCGCGTCGGACACCTCCGTCTCCCACCTCTCCTCCTTCTTCAACTTCACTCTCCTCTCGGAGAATCCCAACGGCCACCTCACCTTCTCCTACGACCCCTTCGCCGTCGCCGTCAAGTCCGCCAAGTCCGGCGAGACGGTCGCGAACGGGACGCTTCCGGCGTTCTTTAGTGATAACAAGAACAAGACATCGTTTCGGGGCGTGATCGCGGCGTCTGCGCCGGCGCGTGAGCTGGATCCGGACGAAGCTCGGCGTTTGAAGTCGGATCTGGCGCGTGCGCACGTGGGGTTTGAGATTGTGATGCGGACGAaggtgaaactgcgaatggggAAGGTGAAGAGTGAAGGAGTGGAGATCAGAGTGACGTGTCAAGGGTTCGAAGGGACAGTACCAAAAGGTAAAACTCCGACCGTAGCAACCTCGAAGAGGACTAAGTGTAACTCTGATCTGAGCGTCAAGGTCTGGAAATggagtttttaa